A single genomic interval of Methyloceanibacter caenitepidi harbors:
- a CDS encoding Flp family type IVb pilin: protein MGSQFATFLKDASGATAIEYGMLAAGIAVAIMTSVSTLGCSLADIFNSIDTSLKSM from the coding sequence ATGGGTTCGCAGTTCGCGACGTTCCTGAAGGACGCATCCGGTGCCACAGCCATCGAATATGGCATGCTCGCTGCCGGCATCGCCGTCGCGATCATGACATCCGTCTCTACGCTGGGCTGTTCGCTGGCCGACATTTTCAACTCGATTGATACAAGCCTGAAATCGATGTAA
- a CDS encoding glutathione S-transferase family protein yields the protein MGLLVDGVWHDAWYDTKEHGGRFVRSKAQFRNWVTPDGAPGPSSEGGFKAEPGRYHLYVSYACPWAHRTLIFRALKGLEDMIDVSFVHWFMGDKGWTFQPDDAGIVGDRLFQSKYYYEIYLKADPDYSGRVTVPVLWDKKTGTIVSNESSEIIRMFNSAFDGVGAKPGDYYPKELRDEIESLNSRIYDTVNNGVYKAGFATSQEAYEEAVYPLFESLDWLEQRLQNQRYLTGDRLTEADWRLFTTLMRFDAVYHGHFKCNLKRLADYEALSAYVRDLYQQPGIAGTLNFEHNRRHYYESHSTINPSGVVAIGPELDFDAPHGRERLASGGA from the coding sequence ATGGGTTTGCTGGTTGACGGTGTCTGGCACGACGCCTGGTACGATACGAAGGAACACGGAGGACGGTTTGTCCGGTCCAAAGCGCAATTCCGCAACTGGGTGACGCCCGACGGCGCGCCGGGTCCCAGCAGTGAAGGCGGCTTCAAAGCCGAGCCCGGCCGCTATCACCTTTACGTCTCCTACGCCTGCCCTTGGGCCCATCGAACCCTGATCTTCCGCGCCCTCAAAGGCCTCGAGGACATGATCGACGTGTCGTTCGTACATTGGTTCATGGGCGACAAGGGCTGGACCTTCCAGCCGGACGACGCCGGAATCGTCGGCGATCGTCTGTTCCAGTCGAAGTACTATTACGAGATCTACCTGAAGGCCGACCCCGACTATTCAGGCCGCGTCACGGTGCCCGTTCTCTGGGACAAGAAAACCGGCACGATCGTCTCCAACGAATCCTCCGAGATCATCCGCATGTTCAACAGCGCCTTCGATGGCGTTGGCGCCAAGCCTGGCGACTATTATCCCAAAGAGCTTCGCGACGAGATCGAGTCCTTGAACAGCCGCATCTACGACACGGTGAATAACGGCGTGTACAAGGCAGGCTTCGCCACGTCTCAGGAAGCTTACGAAGAAGCGGTCTATCCGCTGTTCGAGAGCCTGGACTGGCTCGAGCAGCGCCTACAGAACCAGCGCTACCTGACCGGCGATCGGCTCACCGAAGCAGACTGGCGCTTGTTCACCACCTTGATGCGCTTCGATGCGGTCTATCACGGACACTTCAAGTGCAATCTGAAGCGCCTCGCCGACTACGAGGCACTGTCGGCCTATGTGCGCGACCTCTACCAGCAGCCCGGCATCGCCGGCACGCTGAACTTCGAGCACAATCGGCGGCACTATTACGAGAGCCACAGCACCATCAACCCGTCCGGCGTCGTCGCCATCGGGCCCGAGCTCGACTTCGATGCGCCGCACGGCCGCGAACGCCTCGCGTCCGGAGGCGCCTAG
- a CDS encoding cupin domain-containing protein — MSLERFFLVMFLAAAVAAGSLGSVSAEPKIIGERDGKDIVTVRGIEQTGSKQSLPIFPGISDKTAGATGLSLTKVVIPPGATAKAHIHKGYESAIYLIQGRVETRYGDGLKKSVVNETGDFIFIPAGIPHQPRNLSETEPAIAIVARNAADEQEHVVPYPLDEAPKD; from the coding sequence ATGAGCCTTGAACGCTTTTTTCTGGTTATGTTTCTTGCCGCGGCTGTTGCCGCCGGGTCGCTAGGATCCGTCTCAGCCGAACCGAAGATCATCGGCGAGCGTGACGGCAAGGACATCGTCACAGTGCGCGGGATCGAACAGACCGGATCGAAGCAGTCGCTGCCGATCTTTCCGGGCATCTCGGACAAGACGGCCGGCGCGACGGGCCTCTCGTTGACGAAGGTCGTGATCCCGCCGGGCGCCACGGCCAAGGCGCATATTCACAAGGGCTACGAGTCCGCAATCTATCTCATCCAGGGCCGCGTCGAGACCCGCTACGGCGATGGTCTCAAGAAGAGCGTCGTCAACGAAACGGGCGACTTCATATTCATCCCGGCGGGCATCCCGCACCAGCCGCGCAATCTCAGCGAGACGGAACCGGCGATCGCGATCGTCGCACGCAATGCGGCGGACGAGCAGGAGCACGTGGTGCCATACCCGCTCGATGAGGCTCCGAAGGACTAG
- a CDS encoding GlsB/YeaQ/YmgE family stress response membrane protein has protein sequence MDLVGILVTLIIGAIAGWLAGVIVEGAGFGLLWNIIIGIAGAFIAGWLFPRLGLRLAIAGGVIGAIVSAALGAIILLVVVNLIQRLIG, from the coding sequence ATGGATCTCGTCGGCATTCTCGTAACTCTGATTATCGGCGCTATCGCGGGCTGGCTGGCCGGCGTCATCGTCGAGGGCGCAGGCTTCGGCCTGTTGTGGAACATCATCATCGGTATCGCGGGCGCGTTTATCGCGGGCTGGCTATTTCCGAGACTGGGCCTCCGTTTGGCCATCGCCGGCGGTGTCATCGGCGCAATCGTCTCGGCAGCGCTCGGTGCGATCATCCTGCTGGTCGTGGTCAATCTGATCCAGCGGCTGATCGGCTGA
- a CDS encoding nitrate reductase: protein MSTKAQHLELALTVPPVRTTCPYCGVGCGVLAAPDGKGGTRISGDPDHPANFGRLCSKGSALGETLSFDGRLHHPMIRGADGRMAQASWSAALDRVADGFRETLERHGPDSVAFYVSGQLLTEDYYVANKLMKGFLGSANIDTNSRLCMASSVAGHKRAFGADVVPGCYEDLDSADLLVLTGSNAAWCHPILHQRMVKNRNERGARIVVIDPRRTTTAEDADLVLQIAPGTDSVLFSGLLVYLADNGVVDTAYIENRTDGYAEALARARAIAPTVPAVARACDLDVQDVAAFFDLFRVTEKAVTLYSQGVNQAAQGTDKVNAIINCHLATGRIGKEGMGPFSLTGQPNAMGGREVGGLANQLAAHMDFAPAEIDRVRRFWKAPSMATRPGLKAVDLFDAVQDGRIKALWVMATNPVVSLPRADRIKAALKELDVFVLSEAVASNDTLDARPDVLLPAATWGEKDGTVTNSERRISRQRAFLVPPAEAKPDWWIICEVAKRLGYKDAFGFRSPCEIFREHAALSTFENDGGRDFDIGGLSTLSPFDYEELAPVQWPVRAESAKGQSRVFADGRFDTPDGRGRFVAVEQPRPAARSMGAFPYRLNTGRVRDHWHTMTRTGKSPRLSSHIDEPFVEVSRGDAVAADLSEGGLARVTSKHGSAVMRVRVSEGQRRSELFAPIHWNAQTASSARVGAVSHAYCDPYSGQPDMKATPVRLEPVRFAAHGFVLSRDPVSLPADYWWARATVPAGTLTRFASNADPGTWKSVAQAMLGTDGGFIELRDEEQGHYRAAVVREQQLQACIYISSSASALPGVDWLKAQLGADAVDASQRKALLAGHAADGAADTGPIVCACFGVGLTAIETLIASGAATSVEEVGACLKAGTNCGSCQPEIKKLIKSNQGERALAGAQA, encoded by the coding sequence ATGTCTACTAAGGCGCAACATTTGGAGCTCGCGCTCACGGTGCCGCCGGTGCGCACCACGTGCCCTTATTGCGGGGTTGGGTGCGGTGTGCTCGCGGCGCCCGACGGCAAAGGGGGGACCCGCATCAGTGGCGATCCGGACCACCCGGCCAACTTCGGCCGGTTGTGTTCGAAAGGGTCCGCCCTCGGCGAGACGCTCAGCTTCGACGGACGGCTCCACCATCCCATGATACGCGGCGCCGACGGCCGCATGGCGCAGGCAAGCTGGAGCGCCGCGCTGGATCGCGTAGCCGATGGATTCCGCGAGACGCTGGAGCGGCATGGGCCCGACTCTGTCGCCTTCTACGTTTCCGGCCAGCTTCTAACCGAGGACTACTACGTCGCCAACAAACTCATGAAGGGCTTCCTGGGGTCGGCGAATATCGACACCAATTCCAGGCTTTGCATGGCTTCGTCGGTCGCAGGCCACAAGCGAGCCTTTGGCGCCGACGTCGTGCCGGGCTGTTACGAAGACCTCGACAGCGCGGACCTTCTCGTTCTCACCGGGTCAAATGCAGCCTGGTGCCACCCGATCCTGCATCAGCGCATGGTCAAGAACAGAAACGAGCGGGGCGCGCGCATCGTCGTCATCGATCCGCGGCGGACGACCACAGCCGAGGATGCCGATCTCGTCCTGCAGATCGCGCCCGGCACGGACAGCGTCCTGTTCTCCGGGCTTCTCGTCTATCTGGCCGACAACGGCGTCGTCGACACGGCCTATATCGAAAACCGCACGGACGGTTATGCAGAGGCGCTCGCGCGGGCCCGTGCGATTGCGCCAACCGTCCCAGCGGTCGCACGCGCGTGCGACCTGGACGTGCAGGATGTGGCGGCCTTCTTCGACTTGTTTCGCGTCACGGAGAAGGCCGTCACCTTGTACTCGCAAGGTGTGAACCAGGCGGCGCAGGGGACCGACAAGGTCAACGCCATCATCAACTGCCATCTCGCCACGGGCCGGATCGGCAAGGAAGGCATGGGGCCTTTCTCGCTGACAGGACAGCCCAATGCCATGGGCGGGCGCGAGGTTGGGGGGCTCGCCAATCAGCTTGCCGCGCATATGGACTTCGCGCCGGCCGAGATCGATCGTGTCAGGCGCTTTTGGAAAGCCCCGTCCATGGCCACGCGACCTGGCCTGAAGGCGGTCGATCTCTTTGACGCCGTGCAGGACGGGCGAATCAAGGCGCTTTGGGTGATGGCCACCAACCCGGTTGTGAGCCTACCGCGTGCCGACCGTATCAAGGCGGCGCTGAAAGAACTCGATGTCTTCGTTCTTTCCGAGGCGGTCGCGTCCAATGACACGCTCGACGCGCGCCCCGACGTGCTTTTGCCGGCGGCGACCTGGGGCGAGAAGGACGGAACCGTCACCAATTCGGAGCGGCGCATCTCGCGCCAACGGGCCTTTCTGGTTCCGCCAGCAGAAGCCAAGCCCGATTGGTGGATTATCTGCGAAGTCGCAAAGCGGCTCGGATACAAGGATGCGTTCGGCTTCCGCAGTCCGTGCGAGATCTTCCGTGAACACGCCGCCCTCTCGACGTTCGAGAACGACGGCGGCCGAGATTTCGATATCGGCGGGCTCAGCACGCTCAGCCCGTTCGACTACGAAGAACTAGCGCCGGTGCAATGGCCTGTGCGCGCCGAATCGGCAAAAGGACAATCGCGCGTTTTCGCGGACGGCCGCTTCGACACGCCTGACGGACGCGGGCGGTTTGTTGCCGTGGAGCAGCCGCGGCCGGCGGCGCGCAGCATGGGTGCGTTTCCTTACCGCCTCAACACGGGCCGCGTTCGCGATCATTGGCACACCATGACGCGCACGGGGAAGTCGCCCCGGCTGAGCAGTCACATCGACGAACCCTTCGTGGAGGTTTCCCGCGGCGATGCTGTTGCGGCGGATCTTTCGGAGGGCGGGTTGGCGCGCGTAACGTCGAAGCACGGTAGCGCCGTGATGCGCGTGCGCGTGAGCGAGGGGCAGCGGCGGAGCGAATTGTTCGCGCCAATTCACTGGAACGCGCAGACGGCCTCTAGTGCCCGGGTGGGCGCCGTGAGCCATGCGTATTGCGACCCCTATTCCGGTCAGCCGGACATGAAAGCCACGCCCGTGAGGCTCGAACCTGTGCGGTTCGCGGCCCATGGATTTGTGCTTTCGCGGGACCCCGTTTCGCTTCCTGCGGATTATTGGTGGGCGCGGGCGACCGTTCCGGCCGGGACACTCACGCGGTTCGCGTCCAACGCCGATCCCGGCACCTGGAAGAGCGTTGCCCAGGCAATGCTGGGGACCGACGGCGGCTTTATCGAGCTGCGCGACGAAGAGCAGGGACATTACCGCGCGGCGGTCGTCCGTGAACAGCAGCTCCAGGCCTGCATCTATATCTCGTCTTCGGCGTCCGCGCTGCCGGGCGTCGACTGGCTGAAGGCTCAGCTCGGCGCGGATGCGGTCGATGCAAGCCAGCGTAAGGCGCTTCTGGCCGGCCACGCGGCCGACGGAGCCGCTGACACTGGCCCGATCGTTTGCGCCTGCTTCGGCGTGGGGCTCACGGCCATCGAGACGCTGATCGCAAGCGGCGCAGCCACCTCCGTAGAAGAGGTGGGCGCTTGTTTGAAAGCCGGCACGAACTGCGGCTCGTGCCAGCCCGAAATCAAGAAACTCATAAAGAGCAATCAGGGGGAACGCGCCCTTGCGGGAGCGCAGGCGTAA
- a CDS encoding sulfite reductase subunit alpha, which yields MTIQQPAPQTPLIPESAPFNEDQRAWLNGFFAGLMSLDPGVGVAPAGAVSLPGEDGDDGEAPWHDPAMPIDERMALAEGRPLNRRMMAAMAQQDCGQCGSSCEEYSNAIAEQAEPRLNLCVPGGKATARMLKSLVEEMGGGVIDPEEQAVKDAAKMPKSTDQRPGRSRENPVTAKFVMRARLNGEGSEKITNHIEIDLSESELDYEVGDSLGVYAANDPALVDAIIEAIGAPADFPVLDSTFRDVLINESSLSPAPDELFQLISYLTGGERRKKAQALAKGEDPDGDAEMLDVLEALQKFPGIHPDPEAFIEALEPLQPRLYSISSSPKAEPGKVSLTVDAVRYTLRDRKREGLASTYLDARIAPGDTLKVYVQKAHGFALPEDGATPIIMVGPGTGIAPFRAFLQERLATKADGGAWLFYGHQRSACDFFYKDELEGLQNAGALSRLSLAWSRDGGEKVYVQNKMREEGEELYAWLERGAHFYICGDAQRMAKDVEAALIDVIAEHGKRSPEDAKAYVESLRASGRYQTDVY from the coding sequence ATGACGATCCAGCAACCCGCACCGCAGACGCCGCTGATTCCGGAATCGGCCCCCTTTAATGAAGACCAGCGGGCTTGGCTCAACGGGTTCTTCGCCGGTCTCATGTCGCTGGACCCGGGCGTTGGGGTTGCGCCGGCCGGCGCCGTTTCGCTACCGGGCGAGGATGGCGATGATGGGGAGGCGCCCTGGCATGACCCTGCCATGCCGATCGACGAGAGAATGGCGCTCGCTGAGGGGCGTCCGCTGAACCGGCGCATGATGGCGGCCATGGCGCAGCAGGATTGCGGTCAATGCGGGTCCAGTTGCGAAGAATATTCGAACGCTATTGCCGAACAGGCAGAACCGCGACTCAATCTGTGCGTTCCTGGCGGCAAGGCGACGGCGCGCATGTTGAAGTCTCTTGTCGAAGAGATGGGCGGCGGGGTGATCGATCCAGAGGAGCAGGCGGTCAAGGACGCGGCGAAGATGCCGAAGTCCACCGATCAGCGACCGGGCCGCAGCCGCGAGAATCCGGTGACCGCGAAATTCGTGATGCGCGCCCGGCTCAACGGCGAGGGGTCGGAGAAGATCACCAACCATATCGAGATTGATCTCTCGGAGAGCGAGCTCGACTACGAAGTCGGCGATAGCCTCGGCGTCTATGCAGCCAACGATCCCGCGCTTGTGGACGCCATCATCGAGGCCATCGGCGCGCCGGCCGACTTTCCGGTGCTCGATAGTACGTTCCGCGATGTGCTGATCAACGAAAGCTCTCTGTCGCCCGCGCCCGATGAGCTTTTCCAGCTGATCTCCTATCTCACCGGCGGCGAGCGGCGGAAGAAGGCGCAAGCCTTGGCCAAGGGCGAGGACCCCGATGGCGATGCCGAGATGCTGGATGTGCTTGAGGCGCTGCAGAAGTTTCCAGGCATCCATCCCGATCCGGAAGCCTTCATAGAGGCGTTGGAGCCGCTTCAGCCCCGACTGTATTCGATCTCGTCTTCGCCGAAGGCCGAGCCCGGCAAGGTAAGCCTGACGGTGGATGCGGTGCGCTACACCTTGCGCGACCGCAAACGCGAAGGGCTCGCCTCGACTTATCTCGATGCGCGCATCGCGCCGGGCGACACGCTGAAAGTCTACGTCCAGAAGGCGCACGGCTTCGCGCTGCCGGAGGATGGCGCAACGCCCATCATCATGGTTGGCCCCGGCACGGGTATAGCGCCGTTCCGCGCGTTCCTGCAGGAGCGCCTGGCGACGAAGGCCGATGGCGGCGCCTGGCTCTTCTACGGGCATCAACGCAGCGCCTGCGACTTCTTCTACAAGGACGAACTCGAGGGCCTGCAGAACGCCGGCGCCCTCTCGCGCCTGTCGCTCGCCTGGTCGCGCGATGGCGGCGAAAAAGTCTACGTGCAGAACAAGATGCGGGAGGAGGGCGAGGAGCTTTACGCCTGGCTCGAGCGCGGCGCTCATTTCTACATCTGCGGCGACGCCCAGCGCATGGCGAAGGATGTCGAGGCAGCGCTAATCGACGTCATCGCCGAGCACGGCAAACGCTCGCCCGAAGACGCGAAAGCCTATGTCGAATCTTTGCGGGCATCGGGACGCTATCAGACCGATGTCTACTAA
- a CDS encoding NirA family protein has translation MSAETKEKPATNEGFSGEQKSYLEGLVSGLQAKRAASGLKPIGEGGGGAPVGPDAEHLKAQSKTEASGKKLVDPEKWKREEHPFDAYARLNEQAAKNEYPKPADNFRWRYYGLFYVAPAQDSYMCRLRIPNGILSAAQFEGVARIAEDFGGGYAHVTTRANLQIREIEAANAVNVVEGIQELGLTSRGSGADNIRNVTGTPTAGIDPRELLDTRPYAKSWHYHVLNDRSLTGLPRKFNVAFDGAGTVAALEETNDIGFSAIEVTEGASVPAGIYFRLVLGGITGHHDIARDTGVVLVPGDATKVADAIVRVFVENGDRTNRNKARLKYVLDDWGFDKFLAAVEEKLGRKLDRVDTGHVKPRAEADRMAHLGVHAQKQEGLNWIGLVLQTGKLTVDQMKGIAAIARDLGDGDIRLSVWQNLLISGVPDEKVTEAVSRIEGLGLSTKATAIRAGLVACTGNTGCKFAAANTKGTAEAIATHVESKLELDKPVNIHLTGCHHSCAQHYIGDIGLIACQVPVNDDGDTVEGFHMVVGGGTGGNAKIGRELLRDVKKEDCPQKVEQLLRAYLANRQDEDELFFSFANRLDTDQLTELMEQHDA, from the coding sequence ATGAGCGCGGAGACGAAAGAGAAACCGGCAACGAACGAGGGCTTTTCCGGCGAACAGAAGAGCTACCTGGAGGGGCTCGTCTCCGGTCTGCAGGCCAAACGCGCGGCGTCGGGCCTGAAGCCCATCGGCGAGGGTGGCGGCGGGGCGCCCGTCGGCCCTGACGCGGAGCATCTGAAGGCCCAGAGCAAGACCGAAGCCTCCGGCAAGAAGCTCGTGGATCCGGAGAAGTGGAAGCGCGAGGAGCATCCGTTCGACGCCTACGCGCGGCTCAACGAACAAGCGGCAAAGAATGAATATCCAAAGCCGGCGGACAATTTTCGGTGGCGCTATTACGGTCTCTTCTACGTGGCCCCCGCGCAAGACTCGTATATGTGCCGGTTGCGGATTCCGAACGGCATCTTGAGCGCGGCTCAGTTCGAAGGCGTGGCACGGATCGCGGAAGATTTCGGCGGCGGCTACGCCCATGTCACCACGCGCGCGAACTTGCAGATTCGAGAGATCGAAGCGGCGAATGCCGTGAACGTGGTCGAGGGCATCCAAGAACTTGGGCTCACGTCTCGCGGCTCCGGCGCCGACAATATCCGCAACGTCACCGGCACGCCGACGGCGGGTATCGATCCGCGGGAACTGCTAGACACACGGCCCTATGCCAAGAGCTGGCACTATCACGTCCTGAACGATCGGTCGCTCACGGGGCTGCCGCGCAAGTTCAATGTGGCCTTCGATGGCGCCGGAACGGTCGCCGCGCTCGAAGAGACGAACGATATCGGGTTCTCCGCGATCGAGGTGACGGAGGGCGCGAGCGTCCCGGCCGGAATCTATTTCCGGCTGGTCCTCGGCGGCATCACCGGCCACCACGACATCGCCCGCGATACCGGTGTGGTACTTGTCCCCGGCGATGCCACCAAGGTTGCCGACGCCATCGTGCGGGTGTTCGTCGAAAACGGCGACCGCACCAATAGAAACAAGGCGCGCCTGAAATACGTGCTCGACGACTGGGGCTTCGACAAGTTCCTCGCCGCCGTCGAAGAGAAGCTCGGCCGCAAGCTCGACAGGGTGGACACGGGCCACGTGAAGCCGCGTGCCGAGGCCGACCGCATGGCGCATCTCGGGGTTCATGCTCAAAAGCAGGAAGGGCTGAACTGGATCGGTCTCGTGCTGCAAACAGGCAAGCTCACGGTCGACCAGATGAAAGGCATCGCCGCTATCGCCCGCGATCTCGGCGACGGCGATATCCGCCTCTCCGTCTGGCAGAACCTGCTCATTTCAGGTGTGCCGGACGAAAAGGTAACCGAGGCGGTATCGCGTATCGAGGGGCTGGGCCTCTCAACCAAGGCGACGGCGATCCGCGCAGGCCTTGTTGCCTGCACCGGCAACACGGGCTGCAAGTTCGCGGCGGCCAACACGAAAGGCACCGCCGAAGCGATCGCCACCCATGTGGAGAGCAAGCTCGAACTCGACAAGCCGGTGAATATCCACCTGACCGGCTGCCACCATTCCTGCGCGCAGCACTACATCGGCGACATCGGTTTGATCGCCTGCCAAGTGCCTGTAAACGACGACGGAGACACCGTCGAAGGCTTCCACATGGTCGTAGGCGGCGGCACGGGCGGCAACGCAAAGATCGGCCGCGAACTGCTGCGCGATGTGAAGAAAGAAGACTGCCCCCAAAAGGTCGAGCAGCTCCTGCGGGCCTACCTCGCGAACCGGCAGGACGAAGATGAGCTGTTCTTCTCTTTCGCTAACCGTCTCGACACGGATCAACTCACCGAGCTGATGGAGCAGCACGACGCATGA
- a CDS encoding NAD(P)/FAD-dependent oxidoreductase, whose protein sequence is MKDRLVIIGGGMAATRLVDEVTARAPDRYDITVIGEEQRLPYNRVLLSSLLAREVEGSDLDLKPRTWWEERGVTLVAGARATAIDIGERLVRVQSGLAIPYDALVLATGSEPVQLPLPGADLPGVVTFRTHDDVTSMLGKAGAKRRAVVIGGGLLGLEAAYGLVKAGAAVTVVHLADRLMERQLDARGAAMLTTALEDLGIEVLLEAESVGIEGAGRVERLRLADGTLLPADLIVMAAGIRPRTALARDAGLAVDRGIVVDDRMCTSADGIYALGECAEHRGLCYGLVEPAYEQAAALAAHLTGASASYTGSLLATNLKVSGVGVFSAGDYLGGLDTDQVVFSDPDEGSYRKLVLKDGHLTGAVLLGDTADGLWYLDLMRSGASLSGIRSSLIFGQAFCAESVSGPATENAEAA, encoded by the coding sequence GTGAAAGACCGGCTCGTAATAATCGGCGGTGGTATGGCCGCCACGCGTCTCGTCGACGAGGTGACGGCACGTGCGCCCGACCGTTACGACATCACCGTGATCGGCGAGGAGCAGCGGCTTCCGTACAATCGCGTGCTGTTGTCGTCGCTTTTGGCGCGCGAGGTTGAAGGGTCGGACCTGGACCTCAAGCCGCGCACTTGGTGGGAGGAGCGCGGCGTGACGCTGGTGGCCGGCGCACGCGCCACAGCTATCGACATCGGGGAGCGGCTCGTCCGAGTCCAGTCCGGACTGGCGATCCCGTATGACGCGCTCGTTCTCGCGACGGGCTCGGAGCCTGTCCAACTCCCGCTCCCCGGTGCCGATCTGCCGGGCGTCGTGACGTTCCGCACCCACGACGACGTGACTTCGATGCTCGGCAAGGCGGGGGCAAAAAGACGCGCGGTGGTGATCGGCGGCGGGCTGTTGGGGCTCGAGGCTGCCTACGGGCTCGTCAAGGCTGGCGCAGCGGTCACGGTCGTCCATCTTGCCGACCGTCTCATGGAGCGGCAGCTCGACGCGCGCGGCGCGGCCATGTTGACGACGGCGCTCGAAGACCTCGGCATCGAGGTTCTGCTTGAGGCCGAGAGCGTCGGCATTGAAGGCGCCGGCCGCGTGGAACGGCTTCGCCTTGCGGATGGTACTCTGCTTCCGGCCGATCTTATCGTCATGGCCGCCGGCATCCGTCCCCGTACGGCGCTCGCGCGGGACGCTGGGCTTGCCGTCGATCGTGGCATCGTCGTCGACGACCGGATGTGTACCAGTGCCGACGGGATCTACGCGCTTGGCGAATGCGCGGAACATCGCGGTCTTTGCTACGGTTTGGTCGAGCCGGCTTACGAACAGGCGGCTGCGCTGGCGGCACATCTGACCGGCGCTTCTGCCTCCTACACCGGTTCTCTCCTGGCCACGAACCTCAAGGTTTCGGGTGTGGGCGTGTTTTCCGCCGGTGACTATTTGGGCGGTCTCGATACGGACCAGGTCGTCTTCTCCGATCCCGATGAAGGCAGCTATCGAAAACTCGTTCTGAAAGACGGACACCTCACCGGTGCAGTTCTGCTTGGCGATACGGCCGACGGCCTTTGGTACCTCGACCTCATGCGATCCGGCGCGTCCCTGTCCGGGATCCGGAGCTCTCTTATTTTCGGACAGGCGTTCTGTGCCGAAAGCGTATCCGGTCCCGCAACAGAGAACGCGGAGGCGGCATGA